A single region of the Leptothrix cholodnii SP-6 genome encodes:
- a CDS encoding COX15/CtaA family protein — protein MNSELIDLSPLAWLVLVGLLVAAGPLAWLVRRQRGASTPQRLRALTLLTLFLTFDLVLFGAYTRLSDSGLGCPDWPGCYGSATPLGAHSEISQAQAALPSGPVTHGKAWVEMVHRYLASGVGMLLTVLMVWSWRAARREGRGAGGIAPAWATLSFVWVCLQGAFGALTVTMKLYPAIVTAHLLGGIGLLALLAVQAQRYAVGAPGAASGTGPASNVATPLLPAPLALPPALRRGVLAVLLLVIAQVTLGGWVSTNYAVLACTDFPTCHGSWWPTMDFASGFTWQRELGRDASGNFLPFAALTAIHYTHRLAAFIVLGAMATLAWRLWRSDAPGAPVYARWIALLAGWQLASGLSNVVLGWPLLAALAHTGGAAVLVSVLAALLASGPRPVPASQPTAPSRARPNDISLSRP, from the coding sequence ATGAACTCCGAACTGATCGATCTCTCGCCGCTCGCCTGGCTGGTGCTGGTCGGACTGCTGGTGGCCGCCGGGCCGCTGGCCTGGCTGGTCCGGCGCCAGCGTGGTGCCAGCACGCCGCAGCGCCTGCGCGCGCTGACCTTGCTGACGCTGTTCCTGACCTTCGACCTGGTGCTGTTCGGCGCCTACACGCGCCTGAGCGATTCGGGCCTTGGCTGCCCCGACTGGCCCGGCTGCTACGGCAGCGCCACGCCGCTGGGCGCGCACAGCGAGATCAGCCAGGCCCAGGCCGCACTGCCCAGCGGCCCGGTAACGCACGGCAAGGCCTGGGTCGAGATGGTGCACCGCTACCTCGCCAGCGGCGTCGGCATGCTGCTGACGGTGCTGATGGTCTGGAGCTGGCGGGCCGCCCGCCGCGAAGGCCGTGGCGCCGGCGGCATCGCACCGGCCTGGGCGACGCTGAGCTTCGTCTGGGTCTGCCTGCAAGGCGCTTTCGGCGCGCTGACCGTGACGATGAAGCTCTACCCGGCGATCGTCACCGCGCACCTGCTCGGCGGCATCGGGCTGCTGGCGCTGCTGGCCGTGCAGGCGCAGCGTTATGCGGTCGGCGCGCCGGGTGCGGCGTCCGGCACCGGGCCAGCGTCGAACGTCGCCACGCCGTTGCTGCCGGCGCCGCTCGCGCTGCCGCCGGCCTTGCGCCGCGGCGTGCTGGCGGTGCTGCTGCTGGTGATCGCGCAGGTCACGCTGGGCGGCTGGGTGAGCACCAACTACGCGGTGCTGGCCTGCACCGACTTCCCGACCTGCCACGGCAGCTGGTGGCCGACGATGGACTTCGCCAGCGGTTTCACCTGGCAGCGCGAGCTCGGCCGTGATGCCAGCGGCAACTTCCTGCCCTTTGCCGCGCTGACCGCGATCCACTACACCCACCGCCTCGCCGCCTTCATCGTGCTCGGCGCGATGGCCACGCTGGCCTGGCGGCTGTGGCGCAGCGATGCGCCCGGCGCGCCGGTCTACGCCCGCTGGATCGCGCTGCTGGCCGGCTGGCAGCTGGCCAGCGGGCTGTCCAACGTGGTGCTCGGCTGGCCGCTGCTGGCCGCACTCGCCCACACCGGTGGTGCGGCCGTGCTGGTATCCGTGCTCGCGGCGCTGCTGGCATCCGGCCCTCGTCCTGTTCCTGCCTCGCAGCCCACCGCCCCGTCGCGCGCCCGCCCGAACGACATCTCGCTCTCACGCCCATGA
- a CDS encoding SCO family protein, with product MSGSNSSVPASAAAPNPSSDEPVSFAVHSLPAATLDDDGMRRTRIGRIKMLLLLLVCASPVIASYFTYYVIRPQARTNYSTLIETPRYLPEPSQLSLLDAQQRQVDPRSLRGQWLLIVVADGACDARCEKMLYAQRQLRETLGREKDRLDRVWLVTGDQPPRADLLPALAQATVVQAVPAQIAAWLQPAEGHTLGEHLYLVDPMGYWMMRMPADFEPAKVKRDLDRLLRAAASWDKPGRGPL from the coding sequence ATGTCTGGTTCCAACTCGTCCGTCCCCGCCTCCGCCGCCGCGCCGAACCCCTCGTCTGACGAGCCCGTGAGCTTTGCCGTGCACAGCCTGCCGGCGGCCACGCTCGATGACGACGGCATGCGCCGCACCCGCATCGGCCGCATCAAGATGCTGCTGCTGCTGCTGGTCTGCGCGTCGCCGGTGATCGCCTCGTACTTCACCTACTACGTCATCCGGCCGCAGGCGCGCACCAACTACAGCACGCTGATCGAGACGCCGCGCTATCTGCCCGAGCCCAGCCAGCTCAGCCTGCTCGACGCCCAGCAGCGCCAGGTCGACCCGCGCAGCCTGCGCGGCCAGTGGCTGCTGATCGTGGTCGCCGACGGCGCCTGCGACGCCCGCTGCGAAAAGATGCTCTACGCCCAGCGCCAGCTGCGCGAGACGCTCGGCCGCGAGAAAGACCGGCTCGACCGCGTCTGGCTGGTCACCGGCGACCAGCCGCCACGTGCCGACCTGCTGCCCGCGCTGGCCCAGGCCACGGTGGTGCAGGCGGTGCCGGCCCAGATCGCCGCCTGGCTGCAGCCCGCCGAAGGCCACACGCTGGGCGAGCACCTGTACCTGGTCGACCCGATGGGCTACTGGATGATGCGCATGCCGGCCGACTTCGAGCCGGCCAAGGTCAAGCGCGACCTCGACCGCCTGCTGCGCGCCGCCGCCTCGTGGGACAAGCCGGGCCGCGGTCCGCTCTGA
- the cyoE gene encoding heme o synthase: protein MNAPSSAAGHVSSHWRQYVALTKPRVVQLIVFCAAIGMLLAVPGAPGLADLGKALWATLGIWLVASAAAAFNCLIEQQIDSRMKRTAWRPTARGELSRTQALIFSAVLCSAGMAVLHEAVNPLTAWLTLGTFVGYAVIYTVVLKPLTPQNIVIGGISGAMPPLLGWAAMTGEVGPEGLILCLIIFLWTPPHFWALALYRAEDYARAGLPMLPVTHGNEFTRLQILLYTFVLLAGTLLPFVQGMSGWLYLAAAFVLGLRFIHYAWRLWRNYSEALARQTFRFSIWHLSLLFAALLVDHYTQDLLTL from the coding sequence ATGAACGCCCCCTCCTCCGCTGCCGGCCACGTCTCCTCGCACTGGCGGCAATACGTCGCGCTGACCAAACCGCGGGTCGTGCAGCTGATCGTCTTCTGCGCCGCCATCGGCATGCTGCTGGCCGTGCCCGGTGCGCCCGGCCTGGCCGATCTGGGCAAGGCGCTGTGGGCGACGCTCGGCATCTGGCTGGTCGCCAGCGCCGCGGCGGCCTTCAACTGCCTGATCGAGCAGCAGATCGATTCCCGCATGAAACGCACCGCCTGGCGCCCGACCGCCCGCGGCGAACTCAGCCGCACGCAGGCGCTGATCTTCTCGGCCGTGCTGTGCAGCGCCGGCATGGCGGTGCTGCACGAGGCGGTCAATCCGCTGACGGCGTGGCTGACGCTGGGCACCTTCGTCGGCTACGCGGTGATCTACACCGTGGTGCTCAAGCCGCTGACGCCGCAGAACATCGTCATCGGCGGCATCTCGGGCGCGATGCCGCCGCTGCTGGGCTGGGCCGCGATGACCGGCGAGGTCGGCCCCGAGGGGCTGATCCTGTGCCTGATCATCTTCCTGTGGACACCGCCGCATTTCTGGGCGCTGGCGCTCTACCGCGCCGAGGACTACGCGCGCGCCGGCCTGCCGATGCTGCCGGTCACGCACGGCAACGAGTTCACGCGGCTGCAGATCCTGCTCTACACCTTCGTGCTGCTGGCCGGCACGCTGCTGCCCTTCGTGCAGGGCATGAGCGGCTGGCTCTACCTGGCGGCCGCCTTCGTGCTGGGCCTGCGTTTCATCCACTACGCCTGGCGGCTGTGGCGCAACTACAGCGAAGCACTGGCGCGCCAGACCTTCCGGTTCTCGATCTGGCACCTGTCGCTGCTGTTCGCTGCGCTGCTGGTCGACCACTACACCCAGGATCTGCTGACGTTATGA
- a CDS encoding SCO family protein produces MSSSNTSRHPRRRTALLAGLSLLSGLGALAGCDAPVPTAAFKAVDISGADYADQLELPDVDGKRRNLSEFKDKLAVVFFGYTQCPDVCPTTLNDLVETQRLLGPDGDKLVAILVTVDPERDTAALLKGYVGNFNPSWVALRGSAEETAAAAKRFKVFYRKAPGTSADTYTVDHTAASYVFDTQGRIRLYVRNGTPPADLAADLKILLAQKG; encoded by the coding sequence ATGAGTTCATCGAATACCTCGCGCCACCCCCGCCGTCGCACCGCGCTGCTCGCCGGCCTGTCCCTGTTGAGCGGCCTGGGCGCGCTCGCAGGCTGCGACGCCCCGGTGCCCACCGCCGCGTTCAAGGCGGTCGACATCAGCGGCGCCGATTACGCCGACCAGCTCGAACTGCCCGACGTCGACGGCAAGCGCCGCAACCTGAGCGAGTTCAAGGACAAGCTGGCGGTGGTCTTCTTCGGCTACACGCAGTGCCCGGACGTCTGCCCGACCACCCTCAACGACCTGGTCGAGACCCAGCGCCTGCTCGGCCCCGACGGCGACAAGCTGGTGGCGATCCTGGTCACGGTCGACCCCGAACGCGACACCGCCGCGCTGCTGAAGGGCTACGTCGGCAACTTCAATCCGTCATGGGTGGCGTTGCGCGGCAGCGCCGAAGAAACCGCCGCCGCGGCCAAGCGCTTCAAGGTCTTCTACCGCAAGGCGCCCGGCACGAGCGCGGACACCTACACGGTCGACCACACCGCCGCGTCCTACGTGTTCGACACCCAGGGGCGCATCCGCCTGTACGTGCGCAACGGCACGCCGCCGGCCGACCTGGCGGCCGACCTCAAGATCCTGCTGGCCCAGAAGGGCTGA